The following proteins are co-located in the Solanum pennellii chromosome 1, SPENNV200 genome:
- the LOC107008548 gene encoding F-box/kelch-repeat protein At3g23880-like — MKMKEIPTLPQDIIIEILIRLPLKTLLKFRSVSKSWLYLLSDAQFHKTHISFSMNNPKFTDCTLAAIPTVSGLGKICHVYTISSDNSSVILSKHGCPSKTLSLSAWILGSCNGLICLTSDCFNLMLLNPCTGKFSLFPDLMIEYEVGDGGVHIRYGFGYDASTDDYKVVKMFSFPRIDNEGRHVNMVSVYSLKGSSWSSIQGFDSGHVNGNVGVFANGVLHWEGCYDYVSGGVSSEIVTLDLAKEIYGRIALPRYEGGGITWTLGESRGRLVACCNYESNKADMWVLKEYGVEKTWTKVVTISSPDDRRVNISPLFVAENGDEVLVKLGTEVTLYNSRNASFKRIADYVSTDDFLQVQVTTYMESLASPHI; from the coding sequence ATGAAGATGAAAGAAATACCAACTCTTCCTCAAGACATCATCATTGAAATTCTCATCAGGTTACCTCTCAAAACTCTCTTGAAATTCAGGTCTGTTTCCAAATCATGGCTTTATTTACTCTCAGATGCACAATTCCATAAAACCCATATCAGTTTTTCTATGAACAATCCCAAATTTACCGACTGCACCCTTGCTGCTATACCCACTGTTTCTGGTTTGGGCAAAATTTGTCATGTCTACACTATAAGCTCTGATAATTCATCTGTTATTCTGTCTAAACATGGGTGTCCTTCTAAGACACTGTCTCTCTCGGCTTGGATTTTGGGTTCTTGTAATGGGTTAATTTGCTTAACTTCTGATTGCTTTAATTTAATGTTATTGAACCCGTGTACTGGAAAGTTTAGTTTATTTCCTGATTTGATGATTGAGTATGAAGTTGGTGATGGTGGTGTGCATATTCGATATGGGTTTGGTTATGATGCATCTACGGATGATTATAAGGTTGTGAAGATGTTTAGTTTTCCTCGAATCGATAATGAGGGAAGACATGTTAATATGGTTAGTGTTTATAGCTTAAAGGGAAGTTCTTGGTCAAGTATTCAGGGTTTTGACAGTGGTCATGTAAATGGAAATGTTGGTGTGTTTGCCAATGGGGTTCTTCATTGGGAAggatgttatgattatgtttcgGGTGGTGTTTCGTCGGAGATTGTTACATTGGATTTGGCTAAAGAGATATATGGGAGGATAGCTCTGCCTAGGTATGAAGGTGGAGGTATTACTTGGACATTAGGTGAATCGAGAGGGCGTTTAGTTGCTTGTTGCAATTATGAATCAAATAAGGCAGATATGTGGGTGTTGAAGGAATATGGTGTAGAGAAAACATGGACTAAAGTGGTTACCATTTCATCACCGGATGATCGTAGAGTTAACATCTCGCCGTTGTTTGTGGCAGAGAATGGTGATGAGGTTCTGGTGAAGCTTGGCACAGAGGTGACACTGTATAATTCAAGGAATGCATCATTCAAGCGAATTGCCGATTATGTGTCTACGGATGATTTTCTTCAAGTTCAAGTGACTACCTACATGGAGAGCCTTGCTTCACCTCATATTTAG
- the LOC107015890 gene encoding F-box/kelch-repeat protein At3g23880: protein MAHESELVSLLPPEIISEILVRLPVKSLLRMRSVSKSWLSLISTRQFIKTHLKFSTNKQDFAMLLLSTSYYEYSLKFYTCSLNAIMYQESPHVPDDLNFPYKDPLVDYNFVGSCDGLLCFSSGVRDLFLWNPSIRKSKKLPILGSNVDCSSYLAYGIGYNECQDDYKVVQVVGSSHSEYGFQNEFRVYSLRTNSWKMIQEYPGVIFCNDPAKFVNGRLHWIATRVSDKNDSWFVFSLNLVDETYENVALPDLVYGNFDWELGILGGNLCVFCDYYKVRMDVWVMKAYGLVESWTKVASIPYFRAIVHSPFPVFISHNDEILLQDGSSLLIYNSTDNTFKHPHVQIHRGYEIQFSLYTRSLVSPHFVEEG, encoded by the coding sequence ATGGCGCATGAATCAGAATTAGTGTCACTTCTTCCTCCAGAAATTATATCTGAAATACTGGTAAGGCTACCCGTCAAATCCTTGTTGAGAATGAGGTCCGTTTCTAAATCTTGGCTTTCTCTAATCTCAACTCGTCAATTCATCAAAACCCATCTAAAATTTTCAACCAACAAACAAGACTTTGCCATGCTTCTTCTTAGTACCTCTTATTATGAGTATAGCCTAAAATTTTACACTTGCTCTCTTAATGCAATTATGTATCAAGAATCTCCCCATGTACCTGATGACCTTAATTTTCCTTATAAAGACCCACTTGTTGATTATAACTTTGTGGGTTCTTGTGATGGGTTGCTCTGTTTTTCTAGTGGTGTTCGCGATTTATTTCTATGGAATCCGTCTATAAGAAAGTCGAAGAAACTTCCAATTTTAGGAAGTAACGTGGATTGTAGTTCGTATCTGGCTTATGGTATTGGTTATAATGAGTGTCAAGATGATTACAAAGTTGTACAAGTTGTGGGTAGTTCACATAGTGAGTATGGGTTTCAGAATGAGTTTAGGGTTTATAGTCTAAGAACTAATTCTTGGAAAATGATTCAAGAGTACCCCGGTGTTATATTTTGCAACGATCCTGCTAAATTTGTGAATGGAAGACTTCATTGGATCGCTACCCGTGTTAGTGATAAGAACGACTCATGGtttgttttttcattaaatCTGGTCGATGAGACGTATGAAAATGTAGCATTGCCTGatcttgtttatggtaattttgATTGGGAATTAGGGATTTTAGGTGGTAATCTATGTGTATTTTGTGACTATTATAAGGTTCGGATGGATGTGTGGGTAATGAAGGCATATGGACTTGTGGAGTCGTGGACTAAGGTGGCTTCAATCCCTTATTTTAGAGCTATTGTGCACTCGCCTTTTCCAGTTTTCATCTCCCATAATGATGAAATTTTGCTGCAAGATGGTTCAAGtttattgatatataattcAACAGACAACACTTTTAAGCATCCTCACGTTCAGATCCATCGTGGTTATGAAATTCAATTTAGTTTGTACACGAGAAGTCTTGTTTCGCCACATTTTGTAGAGGAAGGTTGA
- the LOC107024245 gene encoding putative F-box/LRR-repeat protein At5g02700, with product MDVLSECLIHKILSYLSFEEAAKLSLVSKTWLHAWLAHPNLEFTLVSSEHGHNIHDRNIVDQIMERYRQTKIPIENFHLSFTIFAHPFAFPQMDKWLDIALQNGVKYLSCEVSLPSYPFPIFKFLAPNSLRELVLSGCNLMDHSLSITKICVSLRKLSLSEVGLDDNMLRALLNCCPLIDDFIIQHCRLLRKIELRNLQNIKSVSISCCRNQSVKIQTPTLQHLSYIGCFREDSPVFDIVECRNLKSLELTDMRISEGFLQRLISTSQFLESLALDNVSTRLERFKISGSPSLRFVAIENCKGLQEIDAPNLVSLEYDGDQIPELKIAKMSRQLKKSEIYLDNLKKLNAAWFGELRKFLSKSSSWSLVSLSFEECSEINMKDLVLNSIVATPKVHDLVVRIESSNKYPTLLVDALLWSCHPTRLVLKSTIQMISCFMDRLMYMRSSRRSTCQESKRRKSSQLKDVKVCKFETEHPCVELESGELAMRDLTEMETVSPAGTRSANEPELLYRIPAGHRGPSGKAMIRRGTDHSFFHWGQGAAKPNSIKERGLTFPEADSSYSNLAMLMEEEKFSDEMDPQEMSENPQLLRGRTLSRLQDDQSESAGEKRKR from the exons ATGGACGTATTGTCTGAATGCCTTATTCACAAAATACTCTCTTACCTTAGTTTTGAAGAAGCAGCCAAGTTGAGCCTCGTCTCGAAAACATGGCTACACGCTTGGTTAGCTCATCCCAACTTGGAATTCACCTTAGTGTCTTCAGAACATGGCCACAATATTCATGATAGGAACATTGTGGATCAAATAATGGAGCGATATAGGCAAACAAAAATCCCTATTGAAAATTTTCACCTTTCGTTTACAATTTTTGCTCATCCTTTTGCGTTCCCTCAGATGGATAAGTGGCTCGACATTGCTCTTCAGAATGGTGTAAAATATTTGTCTTGTGAGGTTTCTCTCCCTTCATACCCTTTCCCTATTTTCAAATTCTTGGCACCAAATTCCTTAAGAGAATTGGTTCTGTCCGGATGTAATCTCATGGATCATTCATTATCTATTACCAAAATCTGTGTTTCTTTGAGAAAGCTTTCTCTAAGTGAGGTTGGATTAGACGATAACATGCTTCGAGCTCTGCTCAATTGCTGTCCTTTGATTGATGATTTCATCATTCAGCATTGTCGTTTATTGAGAAAGATTGAGCTGCGGAATCTTCAAAATATCAAGTCAGTGTCTATTAGTTGCTGCAGGAACCAGAGTGTTAAAATCCAGACGCCGACTCTACAACACTTGTCTTATATTGGGTGTTTTCGAGAAGATTCCCCtgtatttgatattgttgaatgTCGAAATCTAAAATCTTTAGAGCTAACAGATATGAGGATATCTGAAGGATTTCTGCAGCGCCTTATTTCTACATCTCAATTCCTTGAGAGTTTGGCATTAGATAACGTTTCTACAAGGTTGGAAAGGTTCAAAATCAGCGGGAGTCCATCTCTAAGGTTCGTGGCGATTGAGAATTGTAAGGGATTACAGGAGATTGATGCACCAAATTTGGTATCACTCGAGTATGATGGCGATCAGATTCCTGAGCTTAAAATTGCAAAAATGTCTCGCCAGTTGAAGAAATCAGAAATATATCTTGATaacttgaaaaaattgaatGCTGCATGGTTTGGTGAGTTGAGGAAATTTCTATCAAAGTCGAGCTCTTGGTCTCTAGTTTCCCTTAGTTTTGAGGAATGCAGTGAGATCAACATGAAAGATTTGGTACTGAATTCTATAGTTGCAACACCCAAAGTGCACGATTTAGTTGTACGTATAGAATCGTCTAACAAGTACCCGACATTACTTGTGGATGCTTTGCTATGGAGTTGTCATCCTACGAGACTTGTCCTAAAATCAACCATTCAAATGATATCTTGTTTCATGGATCGTTTAATGTATATGAGGAGTTCGAGGCGTTCTACTTGTCAGGAAAGCAAGCGTCGCAAATCTAGTCAATTAAAAGACGTAAAAGTCTGTAAATTTGAGACGGAGCATCCGTGTGTGGAACTCGAAAGTGGAGAGCTGGCAATGAGGGACCTTACAGAGATGGAAACAGTTTC TCCAGCGGGAACGCGCAGCGCAAACGAACCTGAGCTGCTATACCGAATCCCCGCTGGCCATCGGGGACCGAGTGGTAAGGCCATGATCCGCAGGGGAACAGATCACTCATTCTTCCATTGGGGACAG GGCGCAGCGAAGCCAAATTCAATCAAGGAAAGGGGGCTTACTTTTCCTGAGGCTGATTCATCCTATTCAAATTTAGCTATGCTAATGGAAGAGGAAAAGTTTTCAGATGAGATGGACCCCCAAGAGATGAGCGAGAACCCCCAATTGCTTAGGGGTCGCACTCTGTCCCGCTTG CAAGATGATCAGTCCGAGAGTGCTGGAGAGAAGAGAAAGCGGTAA
- the LOC107024257 gene encoding uncharacterized protein LOC107024257 — protein MRNKKSVECLQIKSSLKMESDNSKGIRPGAMDMYSLVKFGLTSLRKEESNDIFVIGDLVWGKVMSHPWWPGQIYDESLIPSPVCDAKRDGSVLVAFYGDYSYAWLDHNQIIPFEPHFEEKSNNSKIQTFFVAVEEAIDELKKRAVLGLTCSCLGNFQPTRNEGLYKVDLSGYTPGTIYSSKQIKKCRDGFHPHGMFSFVKKLAMSPRSLPNNVHGIINIAKVTSYRKAIFEENDYTYDQAFDEFEKGVDTYVQTFGVKASSSVDPVEFSKKEGNQCTDGDKSFEYQGDCSKKSCKRETKRKRREESPPDDQDRKGKFQTDALFDHLVAKSGEETEKHNELNDYGAELGNVTDAFKHLKQSPLTFYKESHCPDEHEKTNKKLTLLNCQDEEELRGFKSLHIQSTLSVESEKKFTEELEWKAEPTMLVIKFSPQTMLPTASELKAKFGFFGPFDESALRISWGSATCQIVFLNKCNAQAAYDYAVQSRTLFNSDVNYHLVDFDGSEKLMGECFDDIQSFKSEPPHMSFQELPLQFDTEMKPLPKETPKWRSDVEEKAFLKGIKDTKSRVCDYPEVDVKVNIDSESCPLVLSDILCPSSPVSSSIQYKHKVGCLDETVVSINSKYSIDEGWKSHYQQNLSAISTSDLSLQLADLFQKCNEILGGIDESQNQFSNQSELK, from the exons TTCACTGAAAATGGAAAGTGACAACTCAAAAGGAATAAGACCTGGCGCTATGGATATGTACAGTCTGGTAAAGTTTGGGTTAACTTCCTTGAGAAAAGAAGAATCAAATGATATATTTGTCATTGGAGACCTTGTTTGGGGAAAGGTAATGTCTCATCCCTGGTGGCCAGGACAAATATACGACGAGAGTCTAATACCTTCTCCAGTATGCGATGCCAAGAGAGATGGTTCAGTTCTCGTTGCCTTTTATGGTGATTATAGTTACGCATGGCTTGATCATAATCAAATTATCCCTTTTGAACCTCATTTTGAGGAGAAGTCAaacaattcaaaaattcaaactttctTTGTGGCTGTTGAAGAAGCTATTGATGAGCTGAAAAAGAGAGCCGTACTTGGCTTGACTTGCTCTTGCCTGGGTAATTTTCAGCCTACAAGAAATGAAGGACTTTATAAAGTTGATTTGAGCGGGTATACACCTGGGACCATTTATTCATCAAAGCAAATTAAAAAATGTAGAGATGGTTTTCATCCACATGGGATGTTTTCATTTGTAAAGAAGTTGGCCATGTCTCCAAGATCTTTGCCAAATAATGTTCATGGGATAATTAACATTGCAAAGGTTACTTCTTACAGAAAAGCGATTTTTGAAGAGAATGATTACACTTATGATCAggcatttgatgaatttgaaaaAGGTGTTGACACCTATGTTCAAACATTTGGAGTGAAAGCCTCAAGCTCAGTGGATCCTGTAGAATTTTCGAAAAAAGAGGGGAATCAATGTACAG ATGGGGACAAATCGTTTGAATATCAAGGGGATTGCTCCAAGAAGTCATGTAAAAGAGAAACTAAAAGGAAGAGGAGGGAAGAGTCTCCACCAGATGACCAGGATCGTAAAGGCAAGTTCCAAACGGATGCACTCTTTGACCATCTAGTAGCAAAATCAGGTGAAGAAACTGAGAAACATAACGAGCTTAATGACTATGGAGCAGAACTAGGAAATGTTACTGATGCATTCAAGCATTTAAAGCAATCCCCATTAACTTTTTACAAAGAGAGTCATTGTCCAGATGAACATGAGAAGACTAACAAAAAGCTGACACTCTTGAATTGCCAAGACGAAGAAGAGTTGAGGGGCTTCAAGTCCTTGCATATCCAATCAACATTGTCAGTGGAGTCTGAAAAGAAGTTCACTGAGGAGCTTGAATGGAAAGCTGAACCAACAATGCTGGTAATAAAGTTCTCTCCTCAAACTATGCTTCCAACTGCTTCAGAATTAAAAGCCAAGTTTGGATTTTTTGGGCCATTCGATGAATCAGCACTCCGTATTTCGTGGGGTTCAGCAACATGTCAGATTGTATTTTTGAACAAGTGTAATGCTCAGGCTGCATATGACTATGCAGTCCAAAGTAGAACCTTGTTCAACTCTGATGTGAACTACCACTTAGTAGACTTTGATGGTTCAGAAAAGTTAATGGGAGAATGTTTTGATGACATTCAATCGTTTAAAAGTGAACCACCTCATATGTCATTCCAAGAGTTGCCTTTGCAGTTCGATACTGAGATGAAGCCATTACCCAAGGAAACTCCAAAGTGGAGGTCTGATGTAGAAGAAAAGGCATTTCTCAAAGGTATCAAAGATACTAAATCCAGAGTTTGTGACTATCCAGAGGTTGATGTAAAAGTCAATATTGATTCTGAAAGCTGTCCACTGGTCCTTTCTGATATCTTGTGTCCTTCAAGTCCTGTTTCTTCTAGCATTCAGTATAAACACAAAGTTGGTTGTCTGGATGAGACTGTTGTGTCTATTAATTCGAAATATTCCATAGATGAGGGATGGAAGAGTCATTATCAACAAAATCTCAGTGCCATTAGCACTTCAGATTTGTCACTTCAACTGGCTGACCTTTTCCAAAAGTGCAATGAAATTTTGGGTGGAATTGATGAGTCACAGAACCAGTTCAGCAACCAGAGTGAACTTAAATGA
- the LOC107014482 gene encoding uncharacterized protein LOC107014482 — MTIRNQRLSLLKQPISSTLNQHLIDYPTPSNLSYWWGFGSLAGICLVIQIVTGVFLAMHYTPHVDLAFNSVEHIMRDVEGGWLLRYMHANGASMFFIVVHLHIFRGLYHASYSSPREFVRCLGVVIFLLMIVTAFIGYVLPWGQMSFWGATVITSLASAIPVVGDTIVTWLWGGFSVDNATLNRFFSLHHLLPFILVGASLLHLAALHQYGSNNPLGVHSEMDKIASYPYFYVKDLVGWVAFAIFFSIWIFYAPNVLGHPDNYIPANPMSTPPHIVPEWYFLPIHAILRSIPDKSGGVAAIAPVFICLLALPFFKSMYVRSSSFRPIHQGIFWLLLADCLLLGWIGCQPVEAPFVTIGQISPLVFFLFFAITPILGRVGRGIPNSYTDETDHT, encoded by the coding sequence atgactATAAGGAACCAACGGCTCTCTCTTCTTAAACAACCTATATCCTCCACACTTAATCAGCATTTGATAGATTATCCAACCCCGAGCAATCTTAGTTATTGGTGGGGGTTCGGTTCGTTAGCGGGTATTTGTTTAGTCATTCAGATAGTGACTGGCGTTTTTTTAGCTATGCATTACACACCTCATGTGGATCTAGCTTTCAACAGCGTAGAACACATTATGAGAGATGTTGAAGGGGGCTGGTTGCTCCGTTATATGCATGCTAATGGGGCAAGTATGTTTTTCATTGTGGTTCACCTGCATATTTTTCGTGGTCTATATCATGCCAGTTATAGCAGTCCTAGGGAATTTGTTCGGTGTCTCGGAGTTGTAATCTTCCTATTAATGATTGTGACAGCTTTTATAGGATATGTACTACCTTGGGGGCAGATGAGCTTTTGGGGAGCTACAGTAATCACAAGCTTAGCTAGCGCCATACCTGTAGTAGGAGATACCATAGTGACTTGGCTTTGGGGTGGGTTCTCCGTGGACAATGCCACCTTAAATCGTTTTTTTAGTCTTCATCATTTACTCCCCTTTATTTTAGTAGGCGCCAGTCTTCTTCATCTGGCCGCATTGCATCAATATGGATCCAATAATCCATTGGGTGTACATTCAGAGATGGATAAAATTGCTTCTTACCCTTATTTTTATGTAAAGGATCTAGTAGGTTGGGTAGCTTTTGCTATCTTTTTTTCCATTTGGATTTTTTATGCTCCTAATGTTTTGGGGCATCCCGACAATTATATACCTGCTAATCCGATGTCCACCCCGCCTCATATTGTGCCAGAATGGTATTTCCTACCGATCCATGCCATTCTTCGTAGTATACCTGACAAATCGGGAGGTGTAGCCGCAATAGCACCAGTTTTTATATGTCTGTTGGCTTTACCCTTTTTTAAAAGTATGTATGTACGTAGTTCAAGTTTTCGCCCGATTCACCAAGGAATATTTTGGTTGCTTTTGGCGGATTGCTTACTACTAGGTTGGATCGGATGTCAACCTGTGGAGGCACCCTTTGTTACTATTGGACAAATTTCTCCTTTagttttcttcttgttctttgCCATAACGCCCATTCTGGGACGAGTTGGAAGAGGAATTCCTAATTCTTACACGGATGAGACTGATCACACCTGA
- the LOC107008537 gene encoding probable inactive receptor kinase At1g48480 — protein sequence MSSTHFISFLFLSLLISGIFSDLNADRAALLHLSAAFRGRTLRWNATNSTPCSWEGVKCDTTINRVIELRLPGYGLSGEMPLNSIGNLTELRTLSLRSNSLSGLLPPDIGSCTELRILNLENNNFSGSIPTTFFNLNNLIRVSLSGNRFSGEISDAFNNLTRMRTLYLENNNFSGSLPDLKNLSQLNEFNVSFNRLTGSIPSSLNQFLASSFLGNSLCCSLSPCPENNNITNQSDKLSSVAIAGIVIGSIIGFCILLLVLFMSVRSFYRSKKSFRQVNVSPTPNQVVSSPHDSIVTENHDIETVYSDRKDSKSRVCDDRTKGMVYFGESFELFGLEDLLMASAEVLGKGLTGTTYKAYLDRDVEVVVKRLRNVCVSEEEFRAKMEVCGGIGHGNLVPLRAYYYGREEKLVVYDSMPTSLYAVLHGGGVSKEALTWVIRSRIALGVANGMEYLHSLGPKVTHGNIKSSNILLTHYYDAYVSEFGITQLISSTSNSKMTGYYAPEVTNIRNVSQKADVYSFGTVLLELLTGKNPSSVINDEGIDLPKWVKCIVQERGTTQVFDPELIRFQNCDEEQMVSLLHLAISCTSQHPERRPPMADTTRRIKEIVM from the exons atgtcttctactcattttatttcattccttttcctttctcttttaatttccgGTATCTTTTCGGACCTTAACGCGGATAGAGCCGCTCTACTCCACCTGAGTGCGGCCTTCAGAGGCCGCACTCTTAGGTGGAACGCAACCAATTCAACCCCATGCTCATGGGAAGGTGTCAAATGTGATACTACAATCAACCGTGTTATTGAACTCCGTCTCCCCGGATATGGTCTATCCGGTGAGATGCCCTTAAATTCCATCGGAAACTTAACTGAACTCCGTACTCTCAGCCTTCGGAGTAACTCTTTATCCGGTCTTCTTCCTCCTGACATAGGTTCATGCACCGAGCTACGCATACTTAATTTGGAAAACAACAACTTCTCTGGTTCAATTCCAACTACTTTTTTCAATCTGAACAATCTCATACGCGTGAGTCTTTCAGGGAACAGATTCTCCGGTGAGATATCAGACGCGTTTAACAATCTGACTAGGATGAGAACTCTGTATTTGGAGAATAACAACTTCTCTGGCTCACTTCCTGATTTGAAAAACCTCTCACAGCTCAATGAATTCAATGTGTCTTTCAATAGATTAACCGGTTCAATCCCTTCGAGTTTAAATCAATTCTTAGCTTCTTCATTTCTCGGAAATTCACTCTGTTGCTCTCTTAGTCCTTGTCCTGAAAACAATAACATCACCAATCAATCAGATAAACTTTCAAGTGTAGCAATAGCTGGAATAGTAATTGGCTCGATTATCGGATTCTGCATACTACTATTAGTTTTGTTTATGTCAGTGAGATCATTTTATAGGAGCAAAAAAAGTTTCCGTCAAGTGAACGTGTCTCCTACACCGAATCAAGTAGTTTCGAGTCCTCATGATTCAATAGTGACAGAGAATCATGATATCGAAACTGTTTATTCGGATAGAAAAGATAGCAAGAGTAGAGTTTGTGATGATAGGACAAAAGGTATGGTATATTTTGGGGAAAGTTTTGAGCTTTTTGGTTTGGAGGATTTATTGATGGCGTCCGCGGAGGTATTGGGGAAAGGGTTAACTGGAACTACTTATAAAGCATATTTGGATAGagatgttgaagttgttgtgaAGAGGTTGAGAAATGTTTGTGTTTCAGAGGAGGAATTTAGGGCGAAAATGGAGGTATGTGGAGGAATTGGTCATGGGAATTTGGTGCCTCTTAGAGCATATTATTATGGAAGAGAGGAAAAGCTTGTTGTTTATGATTCTATGCCTACAAGCTTGTATGCTGTTTTGCATG GCGGCGGAGTTTCAAAAGAAGCATTGACATGGGTGATACGGAGCAGAATTGCTTTAGGAGTTGCCAATGGTATGGAATATCTCCATTCATTAGGCCCTAAAGTCACTCATGGCAACATCAAGTCATCTAACATCCTCCTCACACACTACTACGATGCATATGTATCCGAATTTGGCATAACACAGTTGATTTCCTCCACATCGAACTCCAAAATGACTGGATACTACGCGCCTGAGGTGACAAATATTCGAAATGTTTCTCAGAAAGCTGATGTCTATAGCTTTGGCACTGTTCTGTTGGAGCTCTTAACGGGTAAAAATCCTAGTAGTGTCATCAACGACGAGGGAATTGACCTGCCTAAATGGGTGAAATGTATAGTTCAAGAGAGGGGGACAACACAAGTGTTTGATCCTGAGTTGATTAGATTTCAGAATTGTGATGAAGAGCAAATGGTTTCATTGCTGCATCTTGCTATTTCTTGTACATCCCAGCACCCGGAAAGGCGGCCGCCTATGGCTGACACTACCAGGAGGATTAAAGAAATTGTTATGTGA